One genomic window of Elusimicrobiota bacterium includes the following:
- the groES gene encoding co-chaperone GroES, with product MNFKPLGDRVLVEPVEQKEVKKGGIIIPETAKEKPQEGKVIAIGAGKIDESGKKIAMDVKVGDKILYGKYSGTEVKINDKELLIMHQDDILGIVEG from the coding sequence ATGAATTTCAAACCGTTAGGTGACAGAGTATTAGTAGAACCGGTAGAGCAGAAAGAAGTAAAGAAAGGCGGGATCATTATCCCGGAAACAGCAAAAGAAAAACCGCAGGAAGGCAAAGTAATCGCGATCGGAGCAGGAAAGATTGATGAGTCCGGTAAAAAAATTGCTATGGATGTAAAAGTGGGCGATAAAATCCTCTACGGGAAATATTCAGGAACTGAAGTAAAAATAAATGACAAAGAACTCTTAATCATGCATCAGGATGACATTCTGGGCATAGTAGAAGGTTAA